The sequence TACCTACAGAAATCGGGCAGCTGTCTCAGCTGCGAGTGCTTTACTTAAATCAAAACCAGCTCACCAGCCTTCCTGCAGAAATCGGACGATTGTCTCGGCTGCAAGTGCTTAACTTAAATCAAAACCAGCTCACCGCTCGGCCTACAGAAATCGGGCAACTGTCTCAGCTGAAAAGGCTTGAATTAGCAGAAAATCCTCTGAAAGATATCGCCGAAAAAATAAGACAGCGTTTTCAATTGTAGAATAACAAGTACTTTTTAATTTGGGGTGAGCTAAAATGAAATAAAAACTTTTAGCCATCTTACTTTAAATAAGTCATCCGCTTTCCTTCCCGCAACTAAGTAATCTTAAAGTAACCTACACATTTATAATGACAAGAAGTTTCTCTCTTTTTCTGCAGATTGCTATGCTGTGAGAGCAACCTTTCTTGACAAGAAGAAGCTAGGCGTATTGTATTCCATCATTCGGTAGAAAAATTAAAACATTGCGCCAAAAAGAGCTGTTTTTCTCAAATAAGGCAAAGAATCAATCTCTTTCTTTTAGCCAAACCAAAATAAGGACACTTGTCATTAACTGGCATTTAACCTAATCTTTTTTCTGATTAATATTTTTTATCAACACCTTCATTTATTAGACCTCTTTCGAAACTCACGTATTTAATTCCCAGTTATAGATTGCTGCAATCAAGTTGAAGCGAAGAGCAAATCTTTTACGTCTATTTCTGTAGCGATCGGCTATAATTTTAAATCGCTTAAGGAGGCCAATGACGTTTTCATTGGTAACTCTTTCTCTGGATAAACTTTGATTTGTTCTTTTGTCCTCTTGAGTTAAAGGATTCTTCTTACTTCTTTTCTTGGGCATTTGGGTTTGGGCATGCAGCTTTTTTAATCCTTGATACCCTGAATCGGTTAACACTCTTATTTGTGGATTGATTTTAACCTGGGATTCTTTGAATAGCCTAAAATCATGCTTTTTGCCATTGCCATATGAAGTACAAATTACTTTTTTACTCTTCTTATCGACTACAACTTGGGTCTTTAGGGTATGTTTTTTCTTTTTCCCTGAATAATAGCGCTTTTGTTTTTTTTAGGGCGCTCAATAGGCGTTTCTGTAGCATCAACCAAAATAACCTCATATTCCGTATCGCTTTTCAAAAGCTCTTTACGTCCCGGTAAAGCAAAATCTGGATGCTTGATTAATGTATCTTCAATCCACTTCACCGCTTTATAAGCTGAGCTTTCACTGATTCCATAGCTTTGGCTAATATGGAAATAGGTTCTATATTCTCGCATATATTCCAATGCCATCAACAGCATGTCTTCTAAACGTAGTTTATATTTACGCCCGCCTTTAATCTTCTTGGCCGTATCGGCTTCCTGTAAAATTTGCACCATCTTATCAAAGGTACTACGCTTTACCCCTGTCAATCTGCGAAAGCGTTCATCATCTAATTTCTCTATCTTATCGAATTTCATGGTGCCTCCTTTAAATGTTAAGTCACCATTTTACTAAAATTCACATTTTATTCCAGTTTCGAAAGAGTTCTATTGTTATCTGGGTTCTTATTTCAATTCCGATTTCACTTTTCAATAATGCGGCTATAACATAATTTTTCTCCTTATATTGTTCAATAATCTTTTCATATTCATTGACTAAGCGCGATGTCCTACCCACCGAAATAGCTGCTTCTTCTGTAGACATACCTTTTTGTTTGCATAGCAATATTTGCTTGAAATTGGATATATACCTTTGTATCGCTGGTAAAGAGTGTTTTGTTTCTCTACTCACTTGCTGAGCAGTTTTTTGCTCGATAAAGAGCTTTTCAATAACCATTGTTTTGTGAGTTAAAGTAGGGCCTATATCATGGATAGACCCTCTTCTTGGAAGAACCTCACGGTTTTCTAATTCCCACTCCTTAATATATTTGCCTACACTTTGTGGCGATATCTTTAACAAAATAGCTAATTCCGCATGGGTTAAGCAACCTTCTTGATCAAAAGCTTGCTTCCACATCCGCGCCGCAGCTTCTTTTTTTATAACCCTTAATTTTTTCCCCTTGGCTCTTTCCATAGCATCTTACGAGATTACCAAATCTAAAATTACCGTTGTTAAACGCGTGTCTTGAATAGATTTTCCATAGGATGAAAATTCGTTGCGATGAACTGCCGGCCATGTAACTTGTCCCGGCTGCATATGAGAGGTCTGCGAATAAAATTGACGCACCATATTCGCTGACCTAATCGAAAATAGTTAAAGATTGGCTCACAAAAAACAAGGAGCATATTCGCTTGTATTATTTGCAAAGTTATTGCCTAGAACTGAACTCCGATGAATTTTTAAATCGAGATGCAAAATTCCACATTGAGAAACAATGCTTTCATACTAAAGCACAGATGGTAAAACTGCTAAATAGCCACCTTAAAATGGGGCAAAAATAGCCTTATGTCATCCAGAACTTTGTCAAGGGCTGCCATCCTAGATATGTTGCTTGAAAAAGTGTAAACTATTAGTGCTCCCCTTAATAATTATACCTCTCACTCTATCAACTTAAATCTTCCTATCAAGTTTTTGAAAGTCTCTTAGCGATACAAAGAAGTCATTTTCTTCATGATATCCGGGATTACCATAAATTTCAACCCTCGTAAGCTTAGAAAGTTGAGGAAGAGAAGTTAGCTTATTATTGCTTAGGTAAAGCTCTTGCAGCTGAGAAAGCTGCCCTATCTTAGCAGGAATAACGGTTAGCTGATTATTACTTAAGTTAAGCGCTATTAGCTGAGAAAGCTGCCATAACTCTGCAGGAATGGTCGCTATTTGGTTTTCTTCTAATCCAAGTAATTCCAGCTGAGAAAGCTGCCCAATGGCTGCAGGAAGACTGGTGAGCTGGTTGTTGCCTAAGCCAAGTGTGCGCAGCAGAGAAAGCTGCCCAACTTCTGCGGGCAGGCTGGTGAGCTGGTTGTTGCTTAGGTAAAGCGCTTGCAGCTGAGAAAGCTGCCCAACTTCTGCGGGCAGGCTGGTGAGCTGGTTGTTGCTTAGGTAAAGCGCTTGCAGCTGAGAAAGCTGCCCTATCTCTGCAGAGATAGCGGCTAGCTGGTTATTGTCTAAGTCAAGCGTACGCAGCTGAGAAAGCTGCCATAACTCTGCAGGAATGGTCGCTATTTGGTTTTCTTCTAATCCAAGTAATTCCAGCTGAGAAAGCTGTCCAATGGCTTTAGGAAGACTAGTAAGCCGGTTGTTTTGTAGGTGAAGCTCTTGCAGCAGAGAAAGCTGCCCAAGGGCTGCAGGAAGAGATGTTAGCTGGTTGCTGCTTAGCCAAATCTTCTTCAGCTGAGAAAGCTGCCATAACTCTTTAGGAATGGTCGCTATTTGGTTTTCTTCTAATCCAAGTAATTCCAGCTGAGAAAGCTGTCCAATGGCTGCAGGAAGATTGGTCAGCTGGTTGTTTTGTAGGTAAAGCTCTTGCAGCAGAGAAAGCTGCCCAATCTGAGCAGGAAGAGCTGTTAGCTGGTTGCTGCTTAGCCAAAGCTTCTTCAGCTGAGAAAGCTGAGCGATAGCTGCGGGAAACGCGGTTAGCTGGTTGTTGTGTAGGTAAAGCTCTCGTAGCTGAGAAAGCTGCCTGATGGTTGTAGGAATAATGGTTAAATAGTTGTCGTTTAAGCCAAGCGTGCGCAGCTGAGAAAGCTGCCCCATGGCTGGAGGAATAACGGCTAGCTGGTTGCTACTTAGGTAAAGCTCTTGTAGCTGAGAAAGCTGCGCTATCTCTGCAGGAAGGAAGATAAGCTGGTTGCTGTTTAAATGGAGAGCTCGCAGCTGAGAAAGCTGCCCTACCTCAACAGGAAGAGCGGTTAGCTGGTTGTGCTCCAAGTTAAGCGCTTGCAGCTGAGAAAGTTGCGCTATCTCTACTGGAAGAGTGGTTAGCTGGTTGTGCTCCAAGTTAAGCACATCCAGCTGAGCTAACTGGCCTATCTCGGCAGGAAGGAAGATAAGCTGGTTGCTGTTTATATTAAGGTATCGCAGCTGAGAAAGCTGCCCTATATCTGCAGGAAGAGTGGTTAGCTGGTTGTTCTCCAAGTTAAGCACTTGCAGCTGAGAAAGGGGCCACAGCTCGGCAGGCAGTCTGGTAAGCTGGTTGTTTTGTAGGTAAAGCTTTTGTAGCTGAGAAAGCTGTCCAATGGCTGCAGGAAGGCTGGTGAGCTGGTTGTTGTTTAAGTCAAGAATGCGCAGCCGAGAAAGCTGCCATAGCTCGGCAGGCAAAATTGTTAGCTGGTTGTTGCCTAGGCCAAGCGTGTGCAGCTGAGAAAGCTGTCCGATGGCGGCAGGGACAGCGGTTAGCTGGTTGTTTTGTAGGTAAAGCTCTTGCAGCTGAGAAAGCTGCCCAATTGCTGCGGGAAGAGCTGCTAGCTGGTTGTTGTTTAAGTTAAGAATGTGCAGCCGAGAAAGCTGCCATAACTCGGCAGGCAAAATTGTTAGCCGGTTGTTGCCTAAGCCAAGCGTGTGCAGCTTAGCAAGCAGTCCAATGGCTGCAGGAAGACTGGTGAGCTGGTTGTTGCCTAAGCAAAGCGTGTGCAGCTGAGAAAGCTGTCCAATGGCTGCAGGGACAACGGTTAGCTGGTTTTGGCTCAAATCAAGCCCTTCTAGATTAGTAAGTTGCCCTATATCTTCAGGAAGCGCAGTTAGCTGGTTGCCGCTTAAGTAAAGACTTTGCAGTTGAGAAAGTTGTCCGATGCCTGCAGGAATAGCGGTTAGCTGGTTGCGCTCCAAGTTAAGCACTTGCAGCTGAGAAAGCTGCCACAGCTCAGCAGGCAGAATTGTTAGCTGGTTGCCGCTTAGCTCAAGCTTTTGCAGCCTAGTAAGCTGCATAATTTCTGGTGGTAAAGAGGTCAAGCCTAACTTATCTAAGTTCAGAGAGGTAATATCTTTACCGTACTCTTTTATCCACTGCGTTAGCACCTCTCCTTTTTTCTTTAAAGGTAAACCTTTAATGTGTGGTTGGTTTAAAAACCCTGCTCCCCCTGGTAGCTTCTGCCAGATTAAGAGACGGTCAATATTCAGCAGATAGGAGGAATAATTAGAAAGGGTAAAAGCCTTGCTTTCCGTAGCATTTCCTTCAAATTCTATAGGAGAAAGAGAAGCGGCTAAGGTAAAAAGCTTTTGAAAGATGTGGGATACTTTTTCTTCGATAGGAAGATTAGGTTTAATTTCATAAATCTCATCTAAAATGCCAGCTTGTGCTATAAAATTCCTGTTCCCTTCAGGAAAATGAATCTGAACAATTGCATTGTAAAGCAATTTCATGGAAAAAGGTGTGATAGATGAAGTAGAAGGAGGTTGAATCTCTTTAGTTGCACTAAACAAAGAAGTGTTAGTAGTAGCAAGTTGAGAAGTAGGGTTAAACAAAGAAGGGGTAGAAATAGAAGTTTGAGAAGCCACTGTGGGAAGGGGAGAAGAGGGCACTTGATAGATTTGGCGCAATTTTTCGACAGCAAATTGCCTAATCTTTTTATTCTCTCCTAATAATTTTTCCGTCCATTTATAGCCTAGCTTATCTTTCTGGGTCAGTTCTTCACTGTCCTGGCCCATCAACTCTTCCAATTGATTCTCTAGCATTTTCTTTAAGGTTGAATGCTCTTGAATGGAAGGTTCTTCTAAAAGATTGAATAAGAGCTCAGTATAGCGTTCTTTATAAGAGTCTGAAGAAGGAAGGCTTTTTTCTTTACCTTTTTCTTCATTATCAAAACAAACAGGGAGCGGCTGTGAGGATGAAGAAGCTTCGGAAGAGCGTTTAAGGCAAAATTCAAGATAGGCTTGGGCTTTTTCATAGGCAGGAGTTAATTGCAAAGCTTGCAGTAAAGCTTCTATAGCAGTGGCATGCTCTCCTTTTTCAGCAAGTTCTTTACCACGTAAGAAATGTCCTACAGCTTCTTCGCTAGGTTCATGCTTAATTTCTTCTAAGGGATGAGATTCAGCCGTTTCAGCTAGGTGCCTCACCGTATAGTTGGGTGCATGTCTTTCAATAAGCCTTCTATCTAGGGGACAAAGTTTATTACGTGCTAAGCATTGGATCACGGTATCTTCGTTAAAGGTATGGCCACAAGGAAACAAAGTAACAGCGCGAGTCATCAGCTCTCCTGAGACCACATCTTCTATATTCTCTGACACTGTAGTGCGGAAAGTTATCTGGGTGGTAGAAGTAGGATTTGACGGCACCATATAAGCTCCTTAAGTTTTTGTGGTAAGAAATTACCATACCTTTTTGCCAAAAACTTACTCTTTTTCCTCTTTATTAAGCAATTTTTATTTTGAAAGTTAAAAAAGAGAAAGACTCGCCTGTATTGCATGAGTCGATATCTTTTCCATTAGCCTGATGGGAAAGTGGGTTGGCAATAAAGATTAGCTTTCATCCTAAGTTGGGACAAAAGCTCATCGATCATGGTTTAGAGCTATTAACAAGCATACGATCAAATCTGAAATAGAAGTTGATGTCCTTTCAGGACAAAATCCTGCTAATAAAAAGATTTATAATCGAAATTGTAAACGATCAATTAAAAGGCATCCACCTTTCTAGCATAAAAGGTATAAGAAGTGGAGGAAACTCTCTAGCCAATATGCTGGCAGGAATAGCAGCCTATAGCCATCAATCAAAAAAGCCTTCTTTGAGGTTTGATGTTTAAGAAACAGGCTTCTTGATTGCTGCCTGAATAACTCAAAATTGAAATTCAATAGATAACCTTCATAAGAAATAGAGCGTGAGGGGGAGCGGATTTACCAGCACAGCGGCGGTCTTTAGAAGCAAAAATCTCAGGGATAGAGGAGATTGAACGTTTATTACAAGCAATTTCTAGAAGAGTACCGGTAATATTGCGCACCATTTTATAAAGGAAGCCTTCGGCTTCAAATTCTAAGCACAAACCTTCTTCGGTAGGCACAACATCAAGCCTTTGGAGAGTTCTTATGGGGTCATGGGCCGCAACTCCTGAATGGGCTTCATTGGCAAAAGCAGTAAAATCATGAGTGCCTATAAAAAGTTGAGCTGCTTCTTTTAAAGAATCGCTATCTATTTTCTCGCTCACATGAAGGGAATACAAGCGATTGAAAGGATTTAAAGTAGGCTTAAGATGAAGATAATAATGGTAAATTTTTCCTTTTGCACTATAGCGGGCATGAAAATTAAGAGGAACTTTTTCGATGCTAGGGATACGAATATCTCTAGGCAATATACCATTTAGGGAATGCAAGAAACGTCTAGGATCAATTGGAAGGGAAGTTTTAAAGTTAGCAACTTGTCCTAAAGCATGGACTCCAGCGTCTGTTCTTCCCGACCCTATTAAGGAGGTAGGATGTCTTAGCACTATCTTAAGGGTTTCCTCAATCTTTTGCTGAATAGCTATACCATTAGGTTGAATCTGCCAACCACTGTACTGAGTGCCATCATAGGCAATAATCATTTTATAATTATATTCTTCCATGGTCTAGATAGGCTCATTGAGCAGATGTTTAGCTAGAATAAGATCTTCGGGAGTGGTAATCTTAAGATTTGTATAGCACCCCTCCACTAATTTGACAGGGTATCCAAGATGTTCGGCTAAAGAGACATCGTCAGTGACCTCTAAATGATGTGTAAGGGCGTGGGCAAAGCCTTGTTCCAAAATATCTTTGCGAATAACTTGAGGAGTCTGAACTTCCCAATATCTGGAGCGATCAGGTGTTTGCTTAACAATATGATTTCCGTCGTGCTCTTTAATTGTAAATTTAATAGGCATGCCAGCTGCAGCGGCTCCGTGCTGGAAGGC comes from Neochlamydia sp. AcF84 and encodes:
- a CDS encoding IS5 family transposase (programmed frameshift), with protein sequence MKFDKIEKLDDERFRRLTGVKRSTFDKMVQILQEADTAKKIKGGRKYKLRLEDMLLMALEYMREYRTYFHISQSYGISESSAYKAVKWIEDTLIKHPDFALPGRKELLKSDTEYEVILVDATETPIERPKKKQKRYYSGKKKKHTLKTQVVVDKKSKKVICTSYGNGKKHDFRLFKESQVKINPQIRVLTDSGYQGLKKLHAQTQMPKKRSKKNPLTQEDKRTNQSLSRERVTNENVIGLLKRFKIIADRYRNRRKRFALRFNLIAAIYNWELNT
- a CDS encoding leucine-rich repeat domain-containing protein, producing MVPSNPTSTTQITFRTTVSENIEDVVSGELMTRAVTLFPCGHTFNEDTVIQCLARNKLCPLDRRLIERHAPNYTVRHLAETAESHPLEEIKHEPSEEAVGHFLRGKELAEKGEHATAIEALLQALQLTPAYEKAQAYLEFCLKRSSEASSSSQPLPVCFDNEEKGKEKSLPSSDSYKERYTELLFNLLEEPSIQEHSTLKKMLENQLEELMGQDSEELTQKDKLGYKWTEKLLGENKKIRQFAVEKLRQIYQVPSSPLPTVASQTSISTPSLFNPTSQLATTNTSLFSATKEIQPPSTSSITPFSMKLLYNAIVQIHFPEGNRNFIAQAGILDEIYEIKPNLPIEEKVSHIFQKLFTLAASLSPIEFEGNATESKAFTLSNYSSYLLNIDRLLIWQKLPGGAGFLNQPHIKGLPLKKKGEVLTQWIKEYGKDITSLNLDKLGLTSLPPEIMQLTRLQKLELSGNQLTILPAELWQLSQLQVLNLERNQLTAIPAGIGQLSQLQSLYLSGNQLTALPEDIGQLTNLEGLDLSQNQLTVVPAAIGQLSQLHTLCLGNNQLTSLPAAIGLLAKLHTLGLGNNRLTILPAELWQLSRLHILNLNNNQLAALPAAIGQLSQLQELYLQNNQLTAVPAAIGQLSQLHTLGLGNNQLTILPAELWQLSRLRILDLNNNQLTSLPAAIGQLSQLQKLYLQNNQLTRLPAELWPLSQLQVLNLENNQLTTLPADIGQLSQLRYLNINSNQLIFLPAEIGQLAQLDVLNLEHNQLTTLPVEIAQLSQLQALNLEHNQLTALPVEVGQLSQLRALHLNSNQLIFLPAEIAQLSQLQELYLSSNQLAVIPPAMGQLSQLRTLGLNDNYLTIIPTTIRQLSQLRELYLHNNQLTAFPAAIAQLSQLKKLWLSSNQLTALPAQIGQLSLLQELYLQNNQLTNLPAAIGQLSQLELLGLEENQIATIPKELWQLSQLKKIWLSSNQLTSLPAALGQLSLLQELHLQNNRLTSLPKAIGQLSQLELLGLEENQIATIPAELWQLSQLRTLDLDNNQLAAISAEIGQLSQLQALYLSNNQLTSLPAEVGQLSQLQALYLSNNQLTSLPAEVGQLSLLRTLGLGNNQLTSLPAAIGQLSQLELLGLEENQIATIPAELWQLSQLIALNLSNNQLTVIPAKIGQLSQLQELYLSNNKLTSLPQLSKLTRVEIYGNPGYHEENDFFVSLRDFQKLDRKI
- the truA gene encoding tRNA pseudouridine(38-40) synthase TruA translates to MEEYNYKMIIAYDGTQYSGWQIQPNGIAIQQKIEETLKIVLRHPTSLIGSGRTDAGVHALGQVANFKTSLPIDPRRFLHSLNGILPRDIRIPSIEKVPLNFHARYSAKGKIYHYYLHLKPTLNPFNRLYSLHVSEKIDSDSLKEAAQLFIGTHDFTAFANEAHSGVAAHDPIRTLQRLDVVPTEEGLCLEFEAEGFLYKMVRNITGTLLEIACNKRSISSIPEIFASKDRRCAGKSAPPHALFLMKVIY